The Sphingobacterium bambusae genome includes a window with the following:
- a CDS encoding glycoside hydrolase family protein encodes MMKKCVSIFFVSLLAVLFSHAQQTPILIDEGRSYEVDAILTSKGDLIAVWMGDRPDVVNQGRGIKDVAVYYATSTDTGKTWVKKSIIDFPNSMITANPKLAMDDNGEVYLTLMSVDHTFFSSRLELFKYDVVRKKFSHISQPFSSTSALLDKPSLVVRDGIFELTYVIYTSGMSEGRVLHQQSVDGGKSWSSAIDISPKSNILFLGASTKISKDNLLFSVGSFHQDSVYFAIQKAGRLFQNKDLSFHGISEISSELGAAMTELETGNKDDMVISIQKNHQLGGLYVLCSNDAGTTWTSPVCIADTGFLLSTAIGSNSVLHTSYFIKDNVGIKFIYEQYNISELCKPKSERKIKVSQSVGYTDYIGAFQKILIHGDSKQILLFWIDYGNGNILKMSKIP; translated from the coding sequence ATGATGAAAAAATGTGTATCTATATTTTTTGTGAGCTTGTTGGCTGTTTTATTTTCCCATGCCCAACAGACTCCTATTTTAATTGATGAAGGGAGGTCCTATGAAGTAGATGCAATCTTAACTTCCAAAGGAGATCTAATAGCAGTTTGGATGGGCGATCGTCCAGATGTCGTAAACCAAGGTCGTGGTATAAAGGATGTAGCTGTTTATTATGCTACTTCCACAGATACTGGAAAAACTTGGGTTAAAAAATCTATAATTGATTTTCCTAATTCTATGATTACGGCCAATCCGAAGTTGGCGATGGATGACAATGGAGAAGTGTACTTGACATTGATGAGCGTAGATCATACATTCTTTTCCTCTAGACTAGAATTATTTAAATATGATGTAGTTCGTAAAAAATTTTCTCATATTTCACAGCCATTTTCCTCCACAAGCGCCCTTTTGGATAAACCATCTTTGGTTGTAAGAGATGGAATTTTTGAATTGACCTATGTTATTTATACTTCCGGAATGTCAGAAGGACGGGTATTGCATCAACAGTCTGTAGACGGAGGGAAGTCTTGGAGTAGTGCTATTGATATTTCTCCTAAATCTAATATCTTGTTTTTAGGGGCATCGACCAAGATATCAAAAGATAATCTTCTATTTTCGGTAGGAAGTTTTCATCAGGATAGTGTTTATTTCGCTATTCAGAAAGCTGGAAGACTATTTCAAAATAAGGATTTATCTTTTCATGGTATTAGTGAAATTTCTTCTGAATTAGGCGCTGCAATGACGGAGTTAGAAACAGGCAATAAAGATGATATGGTTATTTCTATACAAAAAAATCATCAATTGGGTGGATTATATGTATTGTGTAGTAATGATGCTGGAACGACTTGGACAAGCCCGGTTTGTATTGCGGATACAGGGTTCTTGTTAAGTACTGCTATTGGTAGCAATAGTGTGTTACATACCAGCTATTTTATTAAGGACAATGTAGGCATTAAGTTTATCTACGAACAGTATAATATTTCGGAATTATGCAAGCCAAAAAGTGAGCGTAAGATTAAGGTGAGCCAGTCTGTTGGTTATACTGATTATATTGGTGCTTTTCAGAAGATATTGATTCATGGAGATTCTAAGCAGATCCTGTTATTTTGGATAGACTATGGTAATGGTAATATATTGAAAATGTCTAAAATTCCGTAA
- a CDS encoding M16 family metallopeptidase, translated as MGNYNYRRAATTLDRLHTIDLDKVLAIYKDRFADASDFTFVFTGSFKIDQIVPLLAQYLGSLPSIDRKENFKDLGIRSPQGLISKTVYKGKEDKATVVLIFDGNYIANPLENVKMSALEQILGYRLMERLREKESGVYTPSVGASTSVIPTGRYSVLANFGCSTGSVDQLIEATLDEIRKLQQNGVSEEDLQKFKSEEKRQNEVKVRDNGFWLGYLTESYRNNEDPKDLLNEDELLNRLTANDVQQAAEDYLNTNSFKRFVHMPEGK; from the coding sequence ATGGGTAACTATAACTACCGTAGAGCGGCAACGACTCTTGATCGACTGCATACGATTGATCTGGATAAAGTCTTAGCGATTTATAAAGATCGTTTTGCGGATGCAAGTGATTTTACATTCGTCTTTACAGGAAGCTTCAAGATTGATCAGATAGTACCTTTATTGGCTCAATATCTAGGTTCACTACCTTCTATAGACCGGAAAGAGAACTTTAAAGATCTAGGTATAAGATCTCCTCAGGGTTTGATCAGTAAAACTGTTTATAAAGGCAAAGAAGACAAAGCTACAGTCGTATTGATATTTGATGGTAACTATATTGCAAACCCATTAGAAAATGTTAAGATGAGTGCGTTAGAGCAAATATTGGGTTATCGTTTAATGGAACGTCTTCGTGAAAAGGAAAGTGGGGTGTATACCCCAAGTGTTGGTGCTTCTACAAGCGTTATACCAACAGGACGTTACAGTGTCTTGGCTAATTTTGGCTGTTCCACAGGATCCGTCGATCAATTGATCGAAGCGACTTTGGATGAAATTCGCAAGCTACAACAAAACGGTGTATCCGAAGAGGATCTACAGAAATTCAAAAGTGAGGAAAAACGACAAAATGAAGTTAAGGTACGTGATAATGGATTTTGGTTAGGATACCTAACAGAATCTTATCGTAATAATGAAGATCCCAAAGACCTGTTGAATGAAGATGAGTTATTGAATAGATTAACAGCCAATGATGTGCAACAAGCAGCTGAAGATTATTTAAACACGAATTCTTTTAAGCGTTTTGTACATATGCCCGAAGGTAAATAA
- a CDS encoding RagB/SusD family nutrient uptake outer membrane protein, which translates to MNKFYIKIVFVFGFFITTVLFTACNKWLDAQPQTQLPRAELFQTEEGFSLAMTGAYSGLTDQSLYGRALTYGTLDAMAGYYDLGSYARRYITDAYRDGIWRGLYKQIAEINSVLEVIDQQKHVFSEDNYTVIKGEAIGLRAFLHFDLLRIYGPGILVEGAKEKLSIPFVDALSVNIKPLLTMEQAANRIIDELEQAVVLLEKDPMKTGVFPNAVLAPGPANTGDKDFVLPPSFNRKYTFNYYAALATLARVHLWMGNKEEALRYAKMVIAVQEERFPWILLSKHLVEPLASIDGTKRDRTFATEHIFALNIRALETTVPNDLSSSSSGSGSNLLYMNAAVLNDMFSDGGDARYRSLMRQYSEQSYFPTKLYQDASTASYFKHQMPIIRISEMYYIAAECEPNYEDGLVLLNKVAGSRGRTSPITASNAAEIRIQLQKEYQREFINEGQTWYFFKRYNYEVIPNLPVDRDPYIFSLPIEEIEAGGR; encoded by the coding sequence ATGAATAAGTTTTATATAAAAATAGTTTTTGTTTTTGGCTTTTTTATTACAACAGTACTGTTTACAGCATGTAATAAGTGGTTGGATGCACAGCCTCAAACACAATTGCCAAGGGCGGAACTTTTCCAAACAGAGGAAGGTTTTAGTTTGGCAATGACAGGAGCCTATTCTGGCCTGACGGATCAAAGTCTTTACGGAAGAGCGCTTACTTATGGGACATTAGACGCCATGGCAGGTTATTACGACTTAGGGTCTTACGCAAGGCGCTATATAACAGATGCATATCGCGATGGCATATGGCGAGGTCTCTACAAGCAAATCGCAGAGATCAACAGTGTGTTAGAAGTTATTGATCAACAAAAGCACGTTTTCTCAGAAGACAACTATACGGTGATAAAAGGTGAAGCCATAGGCTTACGAGCTTTTCTTCATTTTGATTTATTGCGTATTTATGGGCCAGGCATTTTGGTTGAAGGCGCAAAGGAAAAACTAAGTATTCCTTTCGTAGATGCTTTGTCTGTCAATATCAAGCCGTTGTTAACGATGGAACAGGCAGCAAATCGGATTATTGATGAATTGGAGCAAGCTGTTGTTTTATTGGAAAAGGACCCGATGAAAACTGGTGTTTTTCCAAATGCCGTTCTAGCGCCTGGACCAGCTAACACAGGGGACAAAGATTTTGTATTACCTCCATCTTTCAATAGAAAATACACATTCAATTATTACGCTGCATTAGCAACTTTAGCGCGTGTACACCTCTGGATGGGAAATAAAGAGGAGGCGCTCCGATATGCAAAAATGGTGATTGCCGTTCAGGAGGAGAGATTTCCTTGGATTTTGCTCTCCAAACATCTGGTAGAGCCGCTGGCTTCTATTGATGGTACAAAGAGAGATCGTACCTTTGCTACAGAACATATCTTCGCCTTAAATATCCGTGCTTTAGAAACTACTGTTCCAAATGACCTATCATCATCTTCTTCTGGCTCTGGAAGCAATTTATTATATATGAATGCAGCTGTTCTGAACGATATGTTTAGCGATGGTGGAGATGCAAGATACAGATCCTTAATGCGTCAGTATAGTGAACAGAGTTATTTCCCTACCAAATTGTATCAGGATGCCTCTACAGCTAGTTACTTTAAGCATCAGATGCCTATCATTCGTATTTCTGAAATGTACTACATTGCGGCAGAGTGTGAACCAAATTATGAAGATGGGTTAGTTTTGCTTAATAAAGTTGCTGGGAGCAGAGGAAGGACTTCGCCAATTACAGCAAGTAATGCAGCAGAAATACGTATACAGCTTCAAAAGGAATACCAAAGAGAGTTTATCAATGAAGGACAAACTTGGTATTTCTTCAAGCGATATAATTATGAGGTTATACCGAATCTACCTGTAGACCGAGATCCATATATTTTCTCGCTGCCTATTGAAGAAATAGAAGCCGGAGGACGTTAA
- a CDS encoding integrase core domain-containing protein — protein sequence MEGYGVPEIFNTDQGSQFTSPVFTKVLRDNNVQISMDGKGRALDNIFIERFWGSIKSEKIYLKLPSGGLDLYRQVIDYIVFYNSKRRHK from the coding sequence ATGGAGGGATACGGTGTACCCGAAATATTCAATACCGATCAGGGATCCCAGTTTACTTCCCCAGTATTTACCAAAGTCCTCAGAGATAACAACGTACAGATTTCGATGGACGGAAAAGGCAGAGCACTGGACAATATTTTCATAGAAAGGTTCTGGGGATCAATCAAAAGCGAGAAGATATACCTGAAACTGCCGAGTGGAGGTTTAGATCTCTACAGGCAGGTAATAGACTATATCGTCTTCTATAATTCCAAGAGAAGACACAAATAA
- a CDS encoding redoxin domain-containing protein: MNRIFFLFLGLIGLANELEAQSMVDKPFTQYFGSTESMDIGFAIKPFRFKMLNGEAVNSEKLKGKVVLLDFWATWCGPCRSLTGRVDSLIGNYHGRDDFQMIGVNHKENLTGKSDDPATYWKNTGHKFSTVLNGDSYAESVNAGHPTMILIDKAGNVVGRWDAWSPQIADEIATAVWFLLEQPAASIAHIRKQQRDKEHLKVVYLSDVFIREQPDKANLVISEKFFSLLALSEWDAYDFIKPVIDTLTNPEEQDRIIANTAIDIAQSANVLSKDVNAYAISLFDRLIKEFNGGKDFIVLDQQAKVKFRVGDQLGAVATQELAINVAKTSGANVETVNYLQNMLEQYKAGKLTPVEKISDVASAAPIQIVKPIDKKAYINTQAKDFTQNDVAGKPVRLSDYRGKYVLVDFWASWCAPCREENPNLVAAYAKYKDKGLEILGVSLDKNKEAWLKAIKDDNLLWTQVSDLKGWQNEASQLYEVNSVPDNVLIDPTGKIIARKLRDQFLEEFLSEIFK, translated from the coding sequence ATGAATAGAATTTTTTTCTTGTTTTTGGGTCTAATAGGATTAGCAAATGAACTTGAGGCGCAAAGTATGGTTGATAAGCCATTTACGCAATATTTTGGAAGTACGGAAAGTATGGATATCGGTTTCGCTATTAAGCCATTCAGATTCAAGATGTTGAATGGTGAAGCTGTAAATTCAGAAAAATTGAAAGGTAAAGTGGTTCTTCTTGATTTTTGGGCAACTTGGTGTGGACCTTGCCGATCGCTAACGGGTAGGGTGGATAGTTTGATTGGTAATTATCATGGACGAGATGATTTTCAGATGATAGGAGTCAATCATAAGGAAAATTTAACAGGAAAAAGCGACGATCCAGCAACTTACTGGAAAAATACTGGTCATAAATTTTCTACTGTATTAAATGGAGATAGCTATGCAGAATCTGTAAACGCAGGTCATCCTACCATGATTTTAATCGATAAGGCGGGAAATGTTGTCGGGAGATGGGATGCATGGTCGCCGCAGATAGCTGATGAAATAGCAACAGCAGTTTGGTTTTTGTTAGAACAGCCAGCGGCGTCCATAGCTCACATCCGCAAACAGCAACGTGATAAGGAGCATTTAAAAGTCGTTTATCTAAGTGATGTTTTTATTCGAGAACAACCGGATAAGGCCAATCTAGTCATCTCTGAGAAGTTCTTCTCTTTGTTGGCATTGTCCGAGTGGGATGCTTATGATTTTATCAAACCTGTCATTGACACCCTGACCAATCCAGAGGAACAAGATCGTATCATTGCAAATACCGCTATTGATATTGCTCAATCCGCTAATGTGTTGTCAAAGGATGTTAATGCTTATGCAATTTCATTATTTGATCGACTTATTAAAGAATTCAATGGTGGAAAGGATTTCATAGTGTTGGATCAGCAGGCTAAGGTGAAATTTAGAGTAGGAGATCAGTTAGGGGCTGTGGCTACTCAAGAGCTAGCAATAAATGTAGCTAAGACGTCTGGAGCAAATGTCGAGACTGTGAATTACTTACAAAATATGTTGGAACAGTACAAAGCAGGAAAGTTGACCCCAGTAGAGAAGATATCTGATGTCGCATCGGCCGCACCAATCCAGATTGTGAAACCGATTGATAAGAAGGCATATATCAATACGCAAGCAAAAGATTTTACTCAGAATGATGTTGCTGGTAAACCAGTAAGATTATCCGACTATCGTGGCAAATACGTATTGGTTGATTTTTGGGCGTCATGGTGCGCTCCTTGTCGTGAAGAAAATCCCAATTTAGTTGCTGCTTACGCGAAGTATAAAGACAAAGGTTTAGAAATTTTGGGTGTATCTTTGGATAAAAATAAAGAAGCATGGTTGAAGGCGATTAAAGACGATAATTTATTATGGACACAGGTTTCAGATTTGAAGGGCTGGCAAAATGAAGCCTCTCAACTATACGAAGTAAACAGTGTGCCAGATAACGTACTAATTGACCCCACAGGTAAGATTATTGCGAGAAAACTTCGAGATCAGTTCTTAGAAGAATTTTTATCTGAAATTTTTAAATAG
- a CDS encoding DUF4843 domain-containing protein: MSYDSKDSIFFVNRSLLYTFYGMSDESNVDTIDIPLQLLGRLADHDRTINVVVDSTLFAVEGKDFEILPIVLPKDSSTTMMKILVHRNEQMRDDAFITWLRLVDSEDINAAKLSREQFELSFSDKIEKPDWWDDAFQYQPFTVLRMQFYLDVIGSMENPKGPNNENNLEKLAYVKFRLNLALAEYFKEHGVHFVDENGDTVSWGQ; the protein is encoded by the coding sequence ATGAGCTATGATTCAAAAGACTCTATTTTCTTTGTAAATCGTAGTCTTCTTTATACTTTTTATGGTATGTCAGATGAGTCTAATGTGGATACCATAGATATACCATTACAATTGCTGGGTCGTTTAGCAGATCATGATAGAACCATAAATGTTGTGGTAGACAGTACTTTGTTTGCTGTAGAGGGGAAAGATTTTGAAATATTACCTATAGTACTGCCTAAAGATTCAAGTACAACGATGATGAAAATATTGGTGCATCGCAATGAGCAGATGAGAGATGATGCTTTTATCACTTGGCTTAGACTGGTTGATTCAGAAGATATTAATGCAGCTAAACTTTCTAGAGAACAGTTTGAGTTATCTTTTTCGGATAAGATTGAAAAGCCAGACTGGTGGGATGATGCTTTTCAATATCAGCCGTTCACAGTATTACGTATGCAGTTTTATCTAGACGTTATAGGTTCGATGGAAAATCCCAAAGGACCCAATAACGAAAATAATCTTGAAAAATTAGCCTATGTGAAGTTTCGTTTGAACCTTGCTCTAGCAGAGTATTTTAAAGAACACGGCGTCCATTTTGTCGATGAAAATGGCGATACAGTTAGTTGGGGACAATAA
- a CDS encoding M16 family metallopeptidase, with protein sequence MNKQKNDYVLLKCRFSNFLIAFVLFVAFCFRAEAQQSGLDTEVRYGKLPNGFTYYVRHNEEPKQRAQLYLVNKVGSVLETDKQQGLAHFLEHMAFNGTTHFPKNELINYLQKSGVRFGSDLNAYTSFDETVYQLPIPTDDAELFNNGLKIMRDWAQGLLLQQSEIDKERGVILEEKRLRQGAEQRVSNKTLPLLLNGSIYADRLPIGTDEVLNNFKREDIVSFYEDWYRPDLQALIIVGDIDAIRVEEQVKALFADLKMPKHTKARKDIRILLTGKNQFITVTDPEIPQVGFEMYIKHEGIVSKSFEMFKASMLRNVSGQLLASRITEYGKKPSIPMLSIQAGYGSFLSNLSTISLSFSPKEGQLQEAVEVGWAEIVRIIRFGFTQGELDRVKTNFRSSMDRLIAEKNKRSSEEFVSEYQRHFTTGELSPGLDTEYKWVMSVLDEMTLQEVNTEIKKLLKETDRDIVITGPDKDKLTLPTETTVLKWLANGNKLAAEAYTEDGLASSLMSNVPNGGKVVHQYEIRELGVTELILSNGVKVVLKPTDFQNDAIQFRSFSTGGTSLYTDADFESARNASGILSASGVGQHDPISLPKLLTGRQVQVIPYINDYFEGINGATSVKDLETALQLVYLYFYRT encoded by the coding sequence TTGAATAAACAAAAAAATGATTACGTCCTGCTTAAATGTAGGTTTTCTAACTTTTTGATAGCCTTTGTGCTATTCGTTGCTTTTTGCTTTCGGGCGGAGGCACAACAATCAGGATTGGACACCGAAGTTCGTTACGGTAAGCTACCCAATGGTTTTACCTATTACGTGCGACACAATGAAGAGCCGAAGCAACGCGCACAATTGTATCTAGTTAATAAAGTGGGCTCTGTTTTAGAGACAGATAAACAACAAGGTTTAGCCCACTTTTTGGAGCATATGGCTTTTAATGGGACCACTCACTTCCCAAAAAATGAATTGATCAATTATCTTCAAAAGTCTGGTGTAAGGTTTGGCTCTGATCTCAATGCATACACTTCTTTTGATGAGACTGTTTATCAATTGCCTATACCGACTGATGATGCAGAGTTATTTAATAATGGCTTGAAAATTATGCGCGACTGGGCACAGGGGTTATTATTACAACAATCTGAAATAGATAAAGAACGAGGAGTTATTTTGGAAGAAAAGAGACTTCGTCAAGGTGCTGAACAGCGTGTCTCTAATAAAACTTTGCCATTGTTGTTAAATGGTAGTATCTATGCGGACCGACTTCCTATTGGCACAGATGAGGTCTTAAATAACTTTAAAAGAGAAGATATTGTTTCTTTTTATGAGGACTGGTACCGTCCAGATTTACAGGCTTTGATAATCGTTGGTGATATCGATGCAATTAGGGTTGAAGAGCAGGTAAAAGCACTCTTTGCAGATTTAAAAATGCCTAAGCATACGAAAGCGCGAAAAGATATACGTATCTTACTTACCGGGAAAAATCAATTTATTACTGTTACAGACCCAGAGATTCCACAGGTAGGTTTCGAAATGTATATTAAACATGAAGGTATAGTCTCCAAAAGTTTCGAGATGTTTAAAGCGAGTATGCTACGTAATGTCTCAGGACAATTACTAGCATCCCGTATAACTGAATATGGCAAGAAACCTAGTATTCCGATGTTAAGTATTCAGGCCGGTTATGGAAGTTTCTTATCAAATTTATCGACAATTTCTTTATCTTTTTCTCCAAAAGAAGGACAACTTCAAGAAGCTGTAGAGGTTGGATGGGCAGAGATTGTTCGGATTATAAGATTTGGCTTTACGCAAGGAGAATTAGATCGTGTGAAAACAAATTTTCGTTCATCAATGGATCGTTTGATAGCTGAAAAAAACAAGCGTAGTTCGGAGGAGTTTGTGTCGGAGTACCAACGGCATTTTACCACAGGTGAGTTGTCCCCGGGTTTGGATACCGAATATAAATGGGTGATGTCTGTTTTAGATGAAATGACGCTTCAAGAAGTCAATACAGAGATTAAAAAACTACTGAAAGAAACAGATCGTGATATCGTTATCACAGGACCCGATAAAGATAAATTAACGCTTCCTACGGAGACAACAGTGTTAAAGTGGTTAGCTAATGGAAATAAATTAGCTGCGGAGGCATACACAGAGGATGGGCTGGCCTCTTCCCTTATGTCAAACGTTCCTAATGGAGGGAAAGTTGTACACCAGTATGAAATTAGGGAACTTGGTGTTACAGAGTTGATCTTGTCTAATGGGGTTAAAGTGGTGTTGAAACCAACTGATTTTCAGAATGATGCGATTCAATTTAGATCATTCAGTACTGGAGGAACATCATTGTATACTGATGCCGATTTCGAATCTGCACGTAATGCATCAGGTATCTTGTCCGCTTCAGGTGTGGGACAGCATGATCCTATTTCACTTCCTAAGTTGTTAACGGGTAGACAAGTTCAGGTTATCCCGTATATTAACGATTATTTTGAGGGGATTAATGGAGCTACTAGTGTCAAAGATTTAGAAACGGCTTTACAATTGGTGTATTTGTACTTTTACAGAACCTAG
- a CDS encoding PKD-like family lipoprotein: MNSRYLKYGILITVCIWFLQSCYKDLGNYNYNTSVATSISVDTTDLVGTFKVNMGEKLYKAGSSQTQPTEINPAITYDGNSTDLAYEWQIWNANVSKFVLLHEGKNLSEYIWTPNVAISAIMPVNTYKLRLAVTNMKALVSDTDNETNKTFSRVIDVTVNNTFGEESILEGLMVLHSDGESSDIGIIATDEFTYFDDGNKNVVDPTYYSRVNSARIPGVGKQIAKRSYLRSNPRYNPDSSNPAHHIRFYGNGAIYIYTSQGSYVADYFYLQKELGTDYRKMFIADGLGFNKPQSYQTYDASYLEAIVDDGHFFYQSSGGGPFTSYYVNTTFNYYAAPQFVIVGGDNGIGAVFFDNLSKSFMVAAGSYYGGGISRLPNNANSTVGFNPAAMKAELIHFEKRSYYMPWGHPASTSIAVMKDDATNNLYLAEFDFDENSERERVAYRRKDMQHLPEINNAKFFSFGLIREAAYYATEGKLYQYRYDNTANDALLAVSYADFGEKVTMMKIFKEEGWDNAYNSNKLVLVGTLDASNNGKLYVYDIHPTNGTLSLKNTYTGFGHIDDVVLKHNVY; this comes from the coding sequence ATGAATAGTAGATATTTAAAATACGGGATATTGATCACCGTCTGTATATGGTTTTTACAGAGTTGTTATAAAGATTTGGGTAATTACAACTATAATACTAGCGTAGCGACAAGTATATCGGTTGATACAACGGATCTGGTAGGTACTTTTAAAGTTAATATGGGAGAAAAGTTGTACAAAGCAGGCTCTTCTCAGACCCAGCCTACAGAGATTAATCCCGCTATTACCTATGATGGTAATAGTACGGATTTGGCATATGAATGGCAGATATGGAACGCTAATGTCTCTAAATTTGTTTTATTGCATGAGGGAAAGAATTTGAGTGAATATATTTGGACTCCTAATGTTGCCATTTCTGCGATTATGCCAGTTAATACATATAAATTGCGATTAGCCGTCACGAATATGAAAGCGCTAGTAAGCGATACAGATAACGAAACCAATAAAACATTTTCTCGAGTGATCGATGTAACTGTTAACAATACTTTTGGAGAAGAATCCATACTGGAGGGGTTGATGGTACTGCATTCAGATGGTGAGTCATCAGATATCGGTATCATTGCTACAGACGAGTTTACGTACTTTGATGACGGAAATAAAAACGTGGTGGATCCCACTTACTACTCGCGTGTGAATAGTGCCAGAATACCAGGTGTTGGAAAACAGATTGCCAAGAGAAGTTATCTCAGATCCAATCCGAGATATAATCCCGATTCGTCCAATCCGGCTCATCATATTCGATTTTATGGTAATGGAGCAATATATATATATACATCTCAGGGTAGTTATGTGGCAGACTATTTTTACCTACAGAAAGAATTGGGGACCGACTATCGAAAAATGTTTATTGCTGATGGTCTAGGCTTCAATAAACCACAATCTTACCAAACATATGATGCTTCTTATTTGGAAGCTATCGTGGATGATGGACATTTCTTTTATCAGTCAAGCGGTGGTGGACCTTTTACCAGTTATTATGTTAACACAACGTTCAACTATTACGCAGCTCCTCAGTTTGTAATCGTTGGAGGAGATAATGGTATTGGTGCTGTCTTTTTTGATAATTTGAGTAAATCCTTTATGGTTGCGGCAGGTAGTTACTACGGTGGTGGGATATCGAGATTACCCAATAATGCGAACAGTACTGTAGGGTTTAACCCTGCAGCGATGAAAGCTGAACTCATTCATTTCGAGAAGCGTAGCTATTATATGCCTTGGGGACATCCTGCTAGCACGAGTATCGCTGTTATGAAAGACGATGCTACCAATAATTTATACTTAGCGGAATTCGATTTTGACGAAAATTCTGAAAGAGAAAGGGTCGCCTATCGAAGGAAAGATATGCAACATTTACCTGAAATCAATAATGCGAAATTTTTTTCTTTTGGTCTGATAAGAGAGGCAGCCTACTATGCTACGGAAGGTAAATTGTATCAATACCGCTACGATAATACAGCAAATGATGCTTTATTGGCCGTTTCATATGCAGATTTTGGCGAAAAGGTGACCATGATGAAAATATTCAAAGAAGAGGGTTGGGACAATGCTTATAATAGCAATAAGCTTGTATTGGTTGGTACCCTCGATGCGAGCAATAATGGTAAACTATATGTATATGATATACACCCGACGAATGGTACATTATCGTTGAAAAATACTTATACTGGATTTGGTCATATTGATGATGTTGTCTTAAAACATAATGTTTATTAA